The Gossypium arboreum isolate Shixiya-1 chromosome 6, ASM2569848v2, whole genome shotgun sequence DNA window aatataatatttttaatgtagATTTCATGTAAAATGAGGTAACACTTTAGTCTCTTTTTGTTTCATCACCTTTCTTTATTCCGTTTAACTTTAGTACctcaaatttttcataatttgccATTATCATccataacaatcaattattcataCATAAATTTACATTTAGGGTCTTTCTCGGTAGAAATAAAAATTTAGggtttagtccctaaactttcaTTTTTAATCAATTTCACATAATCTTGTATTCACCATCATTCCCTTTAAATCTCTTTTCCACAACTCATATTAATCCTTTAGGACTTCATTTACTGAACTTGTCTTCGAAtttctttaaaattcactatattgGATTTTGGGCATTACAATTATAATATCAAcaagaaattaatttttttatatttatactattaattAAGAGTTTGATTGAATTGTTGTTATTTATCAATGAGCTctaatttaattgtaaaattatcaaaatctgTTAATTTTACAAGcaacaaatattattttaaaattatttttatttttgtagaaAATTAGAtatacttaataaaatttaaactcaaaatataacgtttttggaaaaaaaaacaattttactATCTCAAGTGTATCATTTCaacaaaattatatttaatttttatatcaatTCTCTACAAAATTGATACATAAACGCGTGGAGTATATACCTTAAATAACCGCCTACTTATTTTTAGTGCGTAAtatattaaatatcaaattatctGCCTTTCTTTAAACAAGTAGGTCCATTTAACATTCACATATGGGCTTAAGGTCGAATCTAAGCAGGTCTACTCTTATTATAGGCCTCAGTTGTTCACATCTCATTTCTCGATTTATTCCTTCTTCACCTCTATTGAATTGGAATTGAAAAAAGGTTGCAAGAAATGGCTAATCGTTCTCTAGTTTCCCTTTACAAGTACCTTTTCAGGCACCCTTTTCAATCATCTGCAAAACCTACGTCCCCTTTTCTCTTTAAATCCCTTTCTCCGCTTCAAACTCAACTCGTGGCCAACTCTGTCCCATCTCCGAGACCTGCCTCTTTTCGATTCCCAGTCTTCCAAACCTCACAGGTTCAGCACCCAATTTACCACATCCTGAGGAAGTACAGTTCTGAGTCACCAGCATCCAAGTTGGATGTGAACAAGGAGGTGGACTCGATCAACCTCAAGTTTGCAGAGGCAAGAGAAGAGATAGAGATGGCAATGGAGTCTAAAGAGACCGTTTATTTCAACGAAGAAGCAGAGTGTGCTCGTGCTTCTGTTAAAGAGGTTTTGGACATGTTTGAAGGGCTTTTAGGAAAGCTACCAGAGGCCGAAAAGGCTGCTTTGCAACGTTCAATGGGACTTAAGATTGAGCAGCTCAAGGCTGAGCTTCAACAGTTGGATGATTGATGAGGTTTGTTTAAAAGGCTGTCTTACTTCATTTTTCATAACATAGCTGAGGGATTTAGTGATTTTAGCTGTGACATTCGATTGGATTGAaagatatgattttgaataaCGGGTTAGTATGGTTTACATTCTATGGTTATCATTTTGAAGGTGATGATAAAGGAAAACTGTAGCATTCAGAGGGAACAATTGAGAATATTTGTGAACTTGTATCAGCTATAATTAGATGATAAtttatctctctctctctctttttaccTTATGATTTGTTAGCTTATTTGGCAGTAATGTTTACCCAATTGTGTTACTTCGAAATATTAGCTGAAATGCTAGCAACCTGAGTCAGGTTGGCAAGTTTTTGCATAAACTAGATTAAAGCGCAGAGAGTTTTCATCATCCACTTTTGGTTCCTTTTGTTCTATGTTTGAAGGATAGTATAGCCAATGGTCCAAAATGCTGCAACTCTTTAACTAATCATTCTTTTTCTGGCACTTAATCATGGCAGGCCAATCCCAACTTCAATTGAACATTACTTAAAATGACATAAACTTTTGCCATTAGTTAAGCTTTTGGTGGGGAACTCATTTATTAGGCAAGCCAAGTAGGCATGGGCATTCTGGAGCAGGTTACTCTTTTTTAGGCCAAGAGGTTGTAGAACAGATGAACAGAAACTTGAATTTACTTAATCAGTCATGGTTTGTACATTGGCAAGAGCAATACATCTTAAGAGTAAATCATAAGAGTTGATATCTTGTTTGATGAAGTGAGGGGTCAGAACGGCAAAGAAATTGAAAGGAATTACTGTTGTAATTGAAGTTGAACAAATGAATAAGGTTCTGATTTTTCCGGAAACCTTCTATTAAAACTATCCTAAGTTAATGATAAGGAAATTAGTTACTAACCCTTTAATAGTGTATTTATACTATAACTCTTAGTAAGGGTCACTCTCAATCACATGAGAAGATATAATACAGACTCAAACATAATAACTAAGAACATAAGCATAGGCAGTTAATCTAAATTCAGTGCTCCTGCATCATTTTTTTTTCCAGAGTTGCCAACTTTTTTTGTGCATGTTTTAGCTGTCTTTAcgtgcaaatatataccttggcTGAATGAACTAGTTCTGAGCTTCAGTTGCACCAGAACTTGTAAGCAACTTCAGCTTTTTTTCATTTGTCCAATACCAcgaatacatacatatatttttGTGGAAAGGAACTAAGCATCAGTTTAGtatcccccaaaaaaaaaaaaaaaaaaagaggaagaaaaagatcACTTCTAAAATAACTATGCTTGCATGTGAACGAACATCTTAGTGCATAACATATCTTGATATATTTGCTACGGATCTCCTTTTTGTTATGTAACATAATAATGGTTTGAAGAAATAACTGAAggaggaagaaatttgatttttctttttccagaaaggaaagaagaaaaaggtATTTGAAGAAATAACTGAAggaggaagaaatttgatttttctttttccagaaaggaaagaagaaaaaggtATCTGAAGAAAGAAAATCATGTCAAAAACAGTTTATGTTTTGGTTCTAAGATTATGACTGATTATTCTAAAGTTGTAGAAAAGTGTTGTACTTTTTgtcatttttaataaaaagaaatgAACTATACTTTAAAATATTGTTAAACTTGAAAGTATgctatacaaaaaaaaaaaaaaaaaaagaacttctGGTACATTGCCAATTGGGGGAGGGGATGCCattgccaagacttgaaccctggaccttagGGTGCCATTGTAAAGCTTCAACTAAGTACTCCTTTAGGTTGTTGGTGCCATACAAATATTATGTAGCAGCTACGAACTTGGCTTCTTTCTCATCTGTATATGTTAgcttgaattctttgatttcattTGCAAGGGATATATACTTTTTTGAGTCCTTTCTAAGCACAGATTCATGTTCATATCCTATGGTCTAACCACAAGGACCTTCATTTAAAGGTGCTTCAGAAAACtgacctttactttttctttgtcTCAGTTTCTAAACACTCCAGTATACTCCAAATATTCTGTTATAAaagaattttttgtgattttgatAACTTGAAATACTTTAAGAAGAACCTTGCTTCACTATTGTTTTTTTCTGCTTGCCTTTTAACCTGAgcattaattgttttttttttttttttatttgacttCTCATTTCCCTCAAGTCTTACAGAGGTGGATATGGAAGTCATTCTCCAAATATGAGGAAAAGCTTTGAAGAAATTGAACCTACCTTTGTCCAATTCATTTTGCATCACACTTCTGTCCAAATCCAAGTGACATAGAGCCAGGCATTCTATACTTCTCTCTTCTCTTTCTTGTGAACCACAAAATTTATGTATTTTCTAATGGTTTAAGAAATAAATTGCTCGTCTGTAAACAGATCTGCTGTTATTAGTACATTACCCAAAATGAGTCCAGCTTTATTTATGACTTAGTTCGAATACTTGGTCTTGTATCAATGTAATCACTCTAAATTACTAATTCGATAGATTAGTTTTGCTTGTTTTGAACCTACAATCCTCTTGCTATTCTGCAAGTCAATACAGATAGCAAGTTTGCACTTAGTGTTTGTGACTATGTTTCAGATATGGGTTCTTCCTAGAAAGAAGCTAATGTGTATTGAATTGCCCTAATATAGCATCATCCATGCTGACAATTGTAAATCGTTGATGTCCTCACAAAAAGTATAAAAAGTAGAGCCCCTGAAAGGTTCAATAACATCTGAGGTATTGCTCTGTGTGTATATTCCCATTAGCGGTAACTTGTTCTTGAAAGGTTAATGATACCTAAAGTTGCACATTGCATTGAGAGTTTATGTAGTGGAAAGGTTTAACAGGGACTTAACATTCAAACTTTCTTGTTGCTCTCTGTCACTTCAATATTTCTGTTAGTAGAGTGAAGTTTGGTGACAAGTGACCTATAGTGAACTTTGTAATGCTTTTGTAGCAATTTCTTCAGCTGTTTAATAAATACTTGTAAAACTTTGGTGGCAGGAGATTGTCTAAGTGCATTCTCAAGGCAGTgatccattttttttttcactaGAAAATGAAAAGTCCAGGATTTTAAGCTTTCCCTATTGTCGCACATGCTACAACAATTTCTTTAATGAATTACTTCAATTCACTTGGGCAATTTTTACTAGTCACACTTGTGATAACCAATGCTTTACAATGAAAAGAATTCTGTGTTTAAAACTTTTCACTTTGATACCTAATTTTGGGATAAATTAGAAACTATTTGAGGAATCATACTAGCTTCAAGGACATGCGTTTGTTTCAGAAAGATGATCCGAGATAATAAGTAGAAAGGGAGGATCCAGAGGATGAGATGTTTTGTTTCCCCTAGTATCTTCAACGGTGTATGATTTGTTATCAAGTCTGGGAAGTTTATGGTATGGATTTCTATTACCCTTCCACCCTTTTGTTTTCTTCATGCAGGATTTGTTTGTTTTTTGTTCTTAAACTTTTTTGTTGGCTTAAAAGTTTGTTGTGAAGTGTCTTTCATTGTTCTACCTTTGAATCACTCCGTGACAAGATTCTTAGGAGTTTTATACATTGGTTGCTACATATGTTTACCATGTCTTATACCTTACTACTACTTGGTCGATGTTGCATCacttcttttacttaatttttaaaagCGAATATAATGTCTATTGAACCCGGGCTTGGTCCAATTGTATCTTTCACAAACTCAGGGATGTGATCTTGGTTTATGTTGGGCGATTAAGATTTGACCGTCCAATTGAGACAGGAATAGCCTATGCATTGCTGCACGTGCATTTGCATTGCAATTGTTCCTACTTCTGCCAAAACTTTGTTTTATCTTTTACAAATATGGTAGCTTTTGTTGCATGTTCATGGAATCTGAAATGATGTTTTGCCGACATATCCCGTTTCTGAACATGAACATCTAAAGCAACTATGTAGGCGATTGTTGTCTCCATATATAGATTGATAAAGACTATATATAGACTATATATAGATTGATAAAGCAGTTGATTTCTCAGAGAATGTGGGGAAAAGAGATTGTTGTCTTTTTGCTTCCATTACAGGTTTGTTGTTCATCCTATTTGTAATAAAATATCACATACTGTCTGTTCCAAAACCATGTCGGTTTGCAGTTGTAATATCAGAAAGAGGTTGAAGAAAATGCATGGGGGATGAAAGGCCATGTGAAGGAAACATTAGAAATAAGGGTTCGATATGGAATAAAAGAAGTGACAACTATGGATTTATGGTTCAATTCTATTTATAAAATGCATAGGTGACTAATGTCTAACGGTGTTAATGAAAGTGTTGAATCTGCAAAATTCAGTCAATAAAGTACTTCATcttattttatctttaaattttattaaactaaaagATATTTATATCATTTAGAATTTGGAAACAATAGTTTAATcacgttatttatttatttatttattaatgaaaTGCCTATTTAGAATTTTGACACATTGTTGTCTAAGAAATTTAGACTCAGAAATATAAAAATGGGTGAAattagattttgaaaatttttataatttttaaattaaaaggaTAGGAGTTAAAAGTTTGGACACTTTTATAGTGGTTTGGTTTTAATGTTCTATAATTACTAATTTGTATACTTCAATTAAAGATTGTAACAACTCATTAGTTTCTCTTACATCACGCTTGGTTTCCTAGAAtggaataaaattataataaaatagagTTATAATAGAGATGTAATGGAATAAATTGTTTAGTTGAATGGAATGAAATAGAATCGTAATGGTATTCTTTTGATTGATTGAATGAAATAGAAATTGTAATAACATATGAAGAAAGTTGAAATAACCAAAGCACCCTTAATAGAATTTTTTAAGTAGATgaatattgttattaaattttaattagattattattaaatataatttaataaaaataaaaataaataatttaatcatattttaatattattattaaatataatttaatacaaatatataatttaataataatgtttTTCTTTTGTAATagcatttttaatataattatgtttttaaaagcgctatgtttttatttttgtaaaaataattatattttacatCCAACAATTCTATTACAAACACACATCACAGTCATCAATTTGTGTTATGTCACTCTAGAAACATTGTGATGACCGTctgaaaataacaaataaatcatATTGGAGACTTCTTCAAAAaactatttaatatttcaattgaaTAAATGATGATTTGGAGACATAAGAGTTTTATAAGGACAAAATCTTAAAACATCCTACATTAACAGTAAAAACCCTTTGGCACTTTCACAGCATATATATCCCCAGAAATTAAAGAAGAGGTTTGCAACATCCAAGCTACAACTATATACAGGGAACAACCCCCTAGAAATGATAAACTATTCATATAGCATTCAAGTGTA harbors:
- the LOC108483992 gene encoding embryogenesis-like protein, whose amino-acid sequence is MANRSLVSLYKYLFRHPFQSSAKPTSPFLFKSLSPLQTQLVANSVPSPRPASFRFPVFQTSQVQHPIYHILRKYSSESPASKLDVNKEVDSINLKFAEAREEIEMAMESKETVYFNEEAECARASVKEVLDMFEGLLGKLPEAEKAALQRSMGLKIEQLKAELQQLDD